In Nymphaea colorata isolate Beijing-Zhang1983 chromosome 10, ASM883128v2, whole genome shotgun sequence, the genomic stretch atcttcatcatcaaatattgtacctggttcttcttcaatccatggctctagatcgtcaaaattttccaagctgataggatcgaactgagatgtgtgcttccttgctaatgatttttctaattctctacattaaataagagaaaatttgttagtatataatttcatataaatatattgtacaaaaaatgtaaacattaattaagctatatgcctatattacctttgtttcaacctcatattatatcgaacaaagacaaggtcattcaaccttttatgttcaagcctattcctttttttgctatggatatgttggaacacactccagttcctttcgcatccactagcactgcatgtctggctgaggactttgactgtaaaacgtgctaggtttggacaatcaaacccatacctattccaccacaaatctaaacaaaaatataacaaatcaatgtgaaagttttaaaagaatcaaatgtaacaaatgcaaagtaaattaaaaatttctatgtatttacctggatgCATCGTTTTCCTGGCTCGAACGGCGGCAGGTAGTcccatgttccgaaaacaactatcatatagatccaactcattgtgcacagcatcttgttctgtagaatcttccactaacacattaatataatctaacaaaccatgcatgacttctctgtccttcctaaatgtaggagaaaatctaattgcaggatttagataataagctgctgcatgaagaggttgatgaagctgtccagtccaccttttatctataatcttccatatgggcatatataactttttcttttcctttaagttgtctcgaattgcctcttttgctttgtccatagcctcatataagtaccatATAGAAGGTCTGTCCTCGCTGTCAGCCAACCTGAGAactttaactaatggaacacaaaccttcaatagcttcacacatgattcccaaaatacgttatgagcatgtggatatgcagcccattcatcactagcaaacatctgtctcaaaggagttctttgtttcaccacactctacacagtcaatacatttgtggcaaatctagtttgtgcaggtcgtattaattcaactccttttgtaaattttctcatcaaactcaatacatatgcatgattatagataaattttgttacctcttgacattggtcaatggctgatttcatatcatgcatctcattaagatcttgaagcattagattaacacaatgagtgacacatggactccaataaaatgttctatacttttgaaataacaaatctcctgcagttttataatttgcagcattatctgtaataaaatgtacaatgtttgcaggtccaacttcttgtacgacattatcaaaaacattgaataaaatctcagtagtcttagaaacatcagacaagtcaagagatttcaagaacattgtacctttagggcaataaacaagaaaatttacaagtgttcttgaccttgtatcagtccaaccatctgacataatggagcaacctgtttccttccaacataatttcaactcatcgcaatgttcagacacttctttgactgtatcctgaagaattttgcccctcaactgatgatatgatggcattttgaatccggggcctatagaagcaattgcatctgccatggcttggaattgaaaagaattagctgcattaaatggaatacatgcatcataaaaccattttcctacctgcttttgtgcatgatatagcatatctttagatatAACAacacgaatctgcggctgaccacctgggctggtatatgaagggaaaaaactcttaatagagccaccactagacctaccagtaggaactctaccactaggtggtcgcataccacgctTGGCCCTAATATCTGTTGtgcctctcctcttccttcccgttatgccagatcgacctccttcatacataatcCATTTccctctacgatctctacctcttgaggtctccaaatctgttcttagactgctatcgtcttcatcatcacattcataagcttcttcctcttctttttcatcttccaaaggcacattatagcctacatctgcatcttcaatttctttttgtattctcttttgacgtaaagcatgaagcatatctaaacattgttgacgcacaaatggaggcaaaggtttgtttggtcctccaacacaaggagacgcatctttggaggtccctgccaaatggtgtttcattctaataatccctcctgaaaatgtattcccacagaagccacatttgagtttcaaacggttattctccttcaccctttcgcaccattgccatgtaggatccatatcttaaaaaaaaaaacgaaatcctatggtaaacttaatgaaaaacactgaaagtcttccaatctacgattatacggtaaaaaattaagaatacatggtaagaacatgagatttcataccttacgaagaagaaatgtctgaaatgaagaaaacccctttccttcccacgaaaatcaagcacccacgcacaaatcgaccaattaatcttcgatttgacgatgaaaatcaagtttttcacggtgaaaatgaacgatcgccctccctcacggcactatccaagcgttagaaatgaagaacggaagAGGTCTCGGGCCCCCTTTTGCGTTTTTAgcccgtattgtacgatacggggtgtatcgccccatatcgtacgatacaggccctgtatcgtacgatacgtgcgatacagggccaATACTCCTCctttttacgatacgggggtgtatcgtaccgtttttttcaaatgagacgatacgtatcgtatgatacgtacaacattgaaaaaacgatacggttatgatattttacgatacagcctatgtcacacgggtactcctcctaaCATGGTACCGGTACAGCTACCGGTGTGGCACTAATTCGGTCAACGCGGtatcgggtacggtcaacgtacctgGGTTCAAATTGGTCcatttttggactcggtcaacctTGATCGAGTCCAAAGATGTCCAATTTTGAAATTaacgattttaagtttttaacttttaaaactaaTCTAACGTTAAATTGATCGATTGAAGCCCTAAACCCTCGACATTTTCTTCCTCCTACCCATTTCATGAACGCTGCATTTGGGGTGACCGACGACTTGGGTGGACGAACGGCGGCGACGGCATTCGGTGACCGGCGACTTGGGTGAACGAACGGCGGCGACCAGCGACGACCAGTGGACGAACGACAGCGACTGTGGACGGTATTAGCTTCGATTTTGCCGATTTCTTCTATTTCCTGTCCTCCTCCCTACCTCCTCTTCGTTCCTTCCCTCTCGATGGTTATGACTCTGTCTCCTCCTCATCGTTGATTATATGTTGTGCGCCTCTTCATTTCTTAGATCTCGTAGTTacgtttttcataattttttcatcGTTGATCATGTGTTGTGCGCCTCATCAGTTTTTCATTATTTGTTATCATATGCATCAGTTTTTCACATCGTTTGTTCTTTAGTGCGTGTTATTTACAGCATGttcaatagaaattttgttttttttttgtgcgttATTTACAGCGTGTTCGATTTTGGGGAAGTCTTTGCCAAAGTTATTATGTAAAAATCGTGACTGTTTGGGGAAGTTTAGTGACTGATTATTCTGTATAAATCTTGACAGTTTGGGGAAGTTTAGTGATTGATGGTCATCGTGTTCTTTTTTGTGTGCGTCTTTGCAACTCTTGTTAGGTGCTTTTCatataagttgtaatggctgataagGGAAAAGAAACGATGCCTACGAGTGGAAGTGGAAATATGCAAGCAGCAGTAGTAGTGTTAATACCACAACATTAGACTTggataatccatctcagcctctttgcggtatgtgaaaaaacttggaAAAGCACCAGGTGGCGGTGGgaatataatattttcttgcaaTTTCTGTAATAAGACGTTCACTGGCTCTTATACACGTTGCAAGGCACATTTATTGCATATCCCATGTTTTGGAATTCGACCATGTGAAAAAGTTAGCAAAGAATCGATGAAGCAGATCAAAGAAGAACATGATGCAGCTGAAGAACATGATGCAGCTGAGATGAACAAATCTTCAGCCAAGCCAAGTGAACTATctgttcctctttatgctattgaagaaggtgaagatgcttcaaagaaaagaaaaatgaacatggCAAGCAGGGATACCAAAAAATTAGAACAAGTATTCAAAACTATGGgaagggcagagatggatagaagaatcagaaggttttttttgtaagttcacttccttttaatatAGCTAGAATtccttattggaaagatgttgttacaggtttgGCTAATTGCAGTTTGAGTGGCTATGTACCCCCGAGTTCAGAAAAGTTGAGAACAGTAATTCTTGaagaagagaaggcaaacatcgaaaaattattaaagaagaagaaattttcatagagacaatatggagtatccattgtttctgacgggtggactgatatacaaagacGACCACTGAtcaattttattgcttattcgcttgatggaccaatcttcttgaaatgtgttgatgcatctggggagtataaagatgCTAAGTATTCAAAAGGgttatttatagaagtcatcaaagaagtggaagataatgttgtgcaaagtattactgataatgctccagtttgccaacgAGCACGGATGAATTTGGCAAAtgatcccaagtatagtcacatattctggactccttgtgtggcacacaatataaatctagcacttaaaccacaacaatgctcttgctatatttaataggcattctgatttgaaattgttgaaggtagcagagactcgttttgcatccattattgtaatgataaaaagaataaaacaggTGAAACATGTattaacacttatggtgactgacaatgattgggagttttatcggagtgatgacattgtgaaggctcaacaaattaaaaaatgtattttagaaGATGAATGGTGGGATAAGATCTcatattttctgcagtttaCAAAGCCTATTTGGCAGATGTTGAGAGAAGTTGACAAAGAAGGGCCCATGCTTCATAGAGTTTtgatatgtgggataacatgatagaaaaaattcaaaacatcatttttagacaggagaagaagaatgttgcacttgatgatttgagtttttcgatcatgtgcataaaattttagtaagaagatggaataGAAGCAATAACCTTTTGCATTGTATGACACActccttaaatcccaaatattatggacaaacatggttggcaggaggcACTGGTGgtgttcctcctaatcgagatccagaaatatcaaaaaatagggaCATATGTTTGGGAAGTATATATTCTGATTCTCATCGGATGAAGATAATAAATAGTGAGTTTGCgagcttctctggtggaagaagTGATTCAgtacaagctgcaatggcaagagatgaagaagatcctgttaattggtggttatgttttggaGCAGCGACACCAAATCTGTAGCAACTTGCgttgaagttattatctcaacctgcaacctcttcatgttgtgaaagaaattggagcacttattctcaaattcacaatatcaagagaaataagctaaccAGTAAGCGAGTAGatgatttagtttatgtccactccaacctacgcttgctttcacgtacttcagatgcttacaggtatttctttctttttgtatctttggtATGTATACATAATTACATTtgtatattatgttggttgtttaaagttaatattaacttaaaagttaaatcatattttgattttgttgcgACTTGtagttcaggatcatccaagtattgggatgttaatccagagGACATTGACGTGGACCTTGAAGgggaacatgatttgcatgctcttaatatggaccttacagaacctgttgctccttctaatcttgatgatgtgaCTGAGGAGAATGTGATTAAAGAAAGCTGATgtattttgtatgttaattatgcgactgaagagaatgagaatcaagaaagtTCATGTATTTGAGAATCaagactgataaattttggatcatgatttataaatatgttattctgtttgtaattttttgatatatatatgtgtgaattattctgtttgaaattttttgacacacacacacacacacacacacacacacacatacatacatatatatatatatatatatatatatatatatatatatatatatatatatatatatatatatatatatatatgtgcatgtgtgtgtacggccgtacccctgaacccaagttttttgaaaatggtccgtaccgtacccgtacctatgtgacataggatacagcgtatcttaaagccagactgatacggcttacgatatgttttttacaacattggtatATATATCTGTTTctgatttctaattttctagTAATATATGTAGTGTAATATACTGTAATATGATATAGCTGTTTCTAGTAATATGATTTAATCATTAGTAGACTGTTATATGTATTCTGTTTATGATTCATGTTATGTATTCTCTTTTACTGTATAATACAGTCCTCATTGCTGTTTAGACTGTTATATGTATTTTGTTTATGATTCTGTTACACACTGTAGTATGTAATATgtattatattgttatatacTGCTTTAGTAATCTGTATTCTGTTATATACTGtaatatgtaatatgtattATACTGTAATatgtattagattacatttaattAGTATTtagtaatgttaaacttcttctattgattttacgtattcaatgaagtcaacaattaatttttgattgtctactctccacatttcaaatattaataatagttaatcaaaataatttcaCATATTAACgtactaaattttttttaaaa encodes the following:
- the LOC126410445 gene encoding uncharacterized protein LOC126410445; translated protein: MDPTWQWCERVKENNRLKLKCGFCGNTFSGGIIRMKHHLAGTSKDASPCVGGPNKPLPPFVRQQCLDMLHALRQKRIQKEIEDADVGYNVPLEDEKEEEEAYECDDEDDSSLRTDLETSRGRDRRGKWIMYEGGRSGITGRKRRGTTDIRAKRGMRPPSGRVPTGRSSGGSIKSFFPSYTSPGGQPQIRVVISKDMLYHAQKQVGKWFYDACIPFNAANSFQFQAMADAIASIGPGFKMPSYHQLRGKILQDTVKEVSEHCDELKLCWKETGCSIMSDGWTDTRSRTLVNFLVYCPKGTMFLKSLDLSDVSKTTEILFNVFDNVVQEVGPANIVHFITDNAANYKTAGDLLFQKYRTFYWSPCVTHCVNLMLQDLNEMHDMKSAIDQCQEVTKFIYNHAYVLSLMRKFTKGVELIRPAQTRFATNVLTV